A genome region from Haloarcula ordinaria includes the following:
- a CDS encoding PKD domain-containing protein → MRDTPPKAAFAPNTFDSQTGEAVSFDARGSTDAEGPIDSYRWTFGDGSSATGATQTHTYTSGGNYTVRLTVSDDGGNTAVREKRIDVTVPNVRPSADFTSSIDREAGTVTLDASESADDDGNITQYVWTFENGTVMTGERVTYDATETGSRDVELLVVDDAGGSATVTKTVSNTEEVQTETAKTVAPATTEKTPAEMTMTETSTSEESGDGILAALGDLLQEIVNVFG, encoded by the coding sequence GTGAGAGACACACCACCGAAAGCCGCGTTCGCTCCAAACACGTTCGATTCACAGACGGGTGAGGCGGTGTCGTTCGATGCCCGTGGGTCGACCGATGCCGAAGGCCCCATCGATTCGTATCGCTGGACGTTCGGCGATGGGTCGAGTGCGACCGGGGCGACCCAGACCCACACGTACACCAGTGGCGGGAACTACACTGTTCGGCTAACGGTCTCCGACGATGGCGGGAACACCGCCGTTCGCGAAAAGCGTATCGACGTTACTGTTCCGAACGTGCGCCCGTCTGCCGATTTCACCTCGTCAATCGACCGGGAAGCCGGTACCGTGACGCTCGACGCGAGTGAGTCCGCGGACGACGACGGGAATATCACCCAGTACGTCTGGACCTTCGAGAACGGGACGGTGATGACGGGCGAGCGAGTCACCTACGACGCAACGGAGACGGGCTCACGCGACGTCGAACTGCTGGTCGTCGACGACGCGGGTGGGTCTGCGACGGTAACCAAGACAGTCAGCAACACTGAAGAAGTACAGACCGAGACAGCGAAGACGGTTGCTCCCGCCACTACGGAGAAGACGCCCGCCGAAATGACTATGACTGAGACTTCGACCTCTGAGGAGTCGGGCGACGGGATACTTGCTGCGCTGGGTGATCTTCTCCAGGAGATTGTCAACGTATTCGGATAG